Proteins from a single region of Gossypium arboreum isolate Shixiya-1 chromosome 1, ASM2569848v2, whole genome shotgun sequence:
- the LOC108483810 gene encoding uncharacterized protein LOC108483810 — protein MGSTAVEKTAEELQREIDELHRQQREITERLRDPRGLRRGGPSGIGPRNFAANGSRQRGFLRPADRIDGEDQPPAKRRLSSAVVKVEDGEIVDDEVAKDASDMAVEGSGAVHESDRKLSTQQQSGWSRRDVNQRPLKKDAEVPVAEHVPRILPKDDDPSLINRNKRMLGQLLGTLERFRKEDKQLSGTEAYMRRSNSLQRAEQRAREESEKLRQQEREQIAEKRRRDLTLRARVAAKAEEKKLELLFLQWSEHHKKLSNFIRTKTEPPIYYLPTKPLHEDAAIYEQQKEQEYLEWKTARREELSEYQKQIGEEYVGNVEKELERWQNARKARKVNNDMNLQETMDKELDSHRLEHGPKKRKIPGGNNNEDEEDVEDINVGEDDMMDDVLDVDDNNGRRGDETAKAEPDNTSPVPDNNVDQL, from the exons ATGGGAAGCACCGCCGTCGAGAAGACAGCAGAAGAGCTTCAGCGAGAGATTGATGAGCTTCATCGCCAGCAACGCGAG ATTACAGAGAGGCTGAGAGATCCTCGAGGACTCCGAAGAGGAGGACCGTCAGGCATCGGTCCTCGTAACTTCGCCGCCAATGGTTCTCGTCAGCGTGGCTTTCTTCGACCT GCGGATAGGATTGATGGAGAAGATCAACCTCCGGCTAAGAGGCGATTGTCATCAGCTGTTGTCAAG GTTGAAGATGGAGAGATTGTTGATGATGAAGTAGCAAAGGATGCCAGTGACATGGCTGTCGAAGGATCTGGTGCAGTACATGAGAGTGATAGAAAGCTTTCGACTCAGCAGCAAAGTGGTTGGTCTAGAAGGGATGTAAATCAAAGACCACTGAAGAAG GATGCTGAAGTTCCGGTTGCTGAGCATGTTCCAAGGATTTTGCCCAAGGATGACGACCCAAGCTTGATTAATAGGAATAAAAGAATGTTGGGTCAACTTTTAGGGACTTTGGAG AGATTCAGGAAAGAAGATAAGCAACTTTCAGGGACAGAGGCATATATGAGACGGTCAAATTCCTTGCAAAGA GCTGAGCAAAGAGCTCGCGAAGAAAGTGAGAAGCTGAGGCAACAAGAGCGTGAACAAATAGCAGAAAAGAGGAGGAGAGATCTG ACTCTCAGGGCTCGTGTAGCTGCCAAGGCTGAAGAAAAGAAGCTGGAGTTGTTGTTTCTTCAGTGGAGTGAGCACCACAAAAAGCTTAGCAATTTTATAAG GACGAAAACTGAGCCTCCAATATATTATTTACCAACTAAACCATTGCATGAAGATGCAGCCATATATGAGCAGCAGAAAGAACAA GAGTATTTGGAATGGAAGACAGCAAGGAGGGAGGAACTGTCTGAATATCAGAAACAGATAGGAGAAGAATATGTAGGGAACGTGGAAAAGGAGTTGGAGAGGTGGCAAAATGCTCGGAAAGCTAGGAAAGTAAACAATGACATGAACCTACAAGAAACAATGGACAAAGAATTGGATAGCCATAGACTGGAGCATGGTCCAAAGAAGAGAAAGATACCAGGTGGAAACAACAATGAAGATGAGGAAGATGTGGAAGATATCAAtgttggggaagatgatatgatgGATGATGTGTTGGATGTTGATGATAATAATGGTAGGAGGGGAGATGAAACAGCGAAAGCAGAGCCCGATAACACTAGTCCAGTTCCTGATAATAATGTTGATCAGCTTTGA